The Sulfitobacter sp. SK011 genome has a window encoding:
- a CDS encoding YigZ family protein, with protein sequence MIKLGHVLSDRGSKYAVSGGLVQDRAGVDTALKTLKRDKSYAKATHNTWAVLLSTSGALKGDDGEAGAGMVIVRMLEREALHDHLIIVTRWFGGKHLGGDRFRHVQTCVRMYLDQVV encoded by the coding sequence TTGATCAAACTGGGTCATGTCCTGTCTGACCGGGGATCTAAATACGCGGTTTCGGGTGGACTTGTGCAGGACCGCGCGGGCGTTGATACGGCGCTTAAGACGCTGAAAAGAGACAAATCATACGCCAAAGCGACCCACAATACATGGGCGGTTCTACTGTCGACGTCCGGCGCGCTTAAGGGCGATGATGGCGAGGCGGGCGCGGGGATGGTGATTGTGCGCATGCTGGAACGCGAGGCACTGCATGATCATCTGATCATTGTGACGCGATGGTTTGGCGGCAAGCATTTAGGTGGGGATCGGTTTCGCCATGTGCAGACCTGCGTGCGGATGTATCTTGATCAGGTGGTCTGA